The following proteins come from a genomic window of Tenebrio molitor chromosome 9, icTenMoli1.1, whole genome shotgun sequence:
- the LOC138139211 gene encoding uncharacterized protein isoform X2, giving the protein MFQKTFLIALLITKLVLAIPPNDKALYDDAEARIHKRRPCRGRGRSDPQGRTFFDWSLSYVDVNYNYNYNINCGGGGGNGQHGGGGSYGDSGSQKPILSSILQNVGNRPSGGSQQGGGLFGGNGPINFVQSQFQGIFSDGPGLGSLLPQGGIFNGEGLGSLLPQGGLFNGEGISSLFENGLFSGIFDNRPSNRPPVSSVTSAPIVTTPKPDVQDPDDIIYNDEKPVHEDHDAVVPDNYNRPYNRPAPYPYRQRPSQYRYQSRRPNSIRFT; this is encoded by the exons ATGTTCCAAAAAACC TTCTTGATCGCCCTCTTGATAACCAAACTAGTTCTTGCCATTCCCCCAAACGACAAAGCCCTGTATGACGACGCCGAGGCCCGGATCCACAAACGCCGCCCTTGTCGCGGTCGAGGTCGGAGCGACCCCCAAGGGCGCACTTTCTTCGACTGGTCGCTGTCATACGTCGACGTAAACTATAACTACAACTACAACATCAACTGTGGAGGGGGTGGCGGAAACGGGCAACACGGGGGCGGCGGATCTTATGGAGATAGCGGCTCCCAAAAGCCCATCCTATCCAGCATACTGCAAAACG TGGGGAACCGACCCTCCGGGGGCAGCCAACAAGGCGGCGGTTTGTTCGGTGGCAACGGCCCCATCAACTTTGTCCAGTCGCAGTTTCAAGGTATATTTTCTGACGGACCGGGTTTGGGGTCTTTGTTGCCCCAGGGCGGCATCTTCAACGGCGAAGGTTTGGGGTCGTTGCTGCCTCAGGGAGGTCTTTTCAATGGTGAAGGCATCAGTTCTTTGTTTGAGAATGGTCTTTTTAGTGGCATCTTCGACAACAGACCTTCGAACCGTCCGCCCGTTTCTAGCGTAACTAGCGCCCCCATCGTGACAACCCCCAAACCTGACGTGCAGGACCCCGACGATATTATCTATAACGACGAGAAACCAGTACACGAGGATCACGATGCCGTTGTTCCAGATAACTACAACAGACCCTACAACAGACCCG ctCCCTACCCGTACCGACAAAGACCGTCCCAGTACCGGTACCAAAGTCGTCGCCCCAACAGCATCAGATTCACATAA
- the LOC138139211 gene encoding uncharacterized protein isoform X1: MFQKTFLIALLITKLVLAIPPNDKALYDDAEARIHKRRPCRGRGRSDPQGRTFFDWSLSYVDVNYNYNYNINCGGGGGNGQHGGGGSYGDSGSQKPILSSILQNVGNRPSGGSQQGGGLFGGNGPINFVQSQFQGIFSDGPGLGSLLPQGGIFNGEGLGSLLPQGGLFNGEGISSLFENGLFSGIFDNRPSNRPPVSSVTSAPIVTTPKPDVQDPDDIIYNDEKPVHEDHDAVVPDNYNRPYNRPGQYLVAYNPIFGEFVHDLSDFNPQRIVRQLNREFNRLAKPLAHLLGR; this comes from the exons ATGTTCCAAAAAACC TTCTTGATCGCCCTCTTGATAACCAAACTAGTTCTTGCCATTCCCCCAAACGACAAAGCCCTGTATGACGACGCCGAGGCCCGGATCCACAAACGCCGCCCTTGTCGCGGTCGAGGTCGGAGCGACCCCCAAGGGCGCACTTTCTTCGACTGGTCGCTGTCATACGTCGACGTAAACTATAACTACAACTACAACATCAACTGTGGAGGGGGTGGCGGAAACGGGCAACACGGGGGCGGCGGATCTTATGGAGATAGCGGCTCCCAAAAGCCCATCCTATCCAGCATACTGCAAAACG TGGGGAACCGACCCTCCGGGGGCAGCCAACAAGGCGGCGGTTTGTTCGGTGGCAACGGCCCCATCAACTTTGTCCAGTCGCAGTTTCAAGGTATATTTTCTGACGGACCGGGTTTGGGGTCTTTGTTGCCCCAGGGCGGCATCTTCAACGGCGAAGGTTTGGGGTCGTTGCTGCCTCAGGGAGGTCTTTTCAATGGTGAAGGCATCAGTTCTTTGTTTGAGAATGGTCTTTTTAGTGGCATCTTCGACAACAGACCTTCGAACCGTCCGCCCGTTTCTAGCGTAACTAGCGCCCCCATCGTGACAACCCCCAAACCTGACGTGCAGGACCCCGACGATATTATCTATAACGACGAGAAACCAGTACACGAGGATCACGATGCCGTTGTTCCAGATAACTACAACAGACCCTACAACAGACCCGGTCAGTATCTAGTGGCTTACAACCCGatttttggggaattcgtgcaCGACCTGTCTGACTTTAACCCCCAAAGAATAGTTAGGCAATTAAATAGGGAATTCAATAGGCTCGCCAAACCATTGGCACACCTCTTGGGGAGATGA
- the LOC138139215 gene encoding keratin-associated protein 19-2-like isoform X1 has protein sequence MRVSIVLLICAAAVFSADAYMLGGLGGLGYSDLMSSETSSSYGSYSQGHSSGYSSTSYSPMYSGMYSSYSPMYYGGYSSYRPLGGFGYNGFGYGSMYRPYYGYSGSMYRPYSSYMSYRPGYYGSYGSGLYGGGLYGGGLYGGSGYGNYYGGYGTNCVGMYRPGCYGYYSYYKK, from the exons ATGCGTGTTTCC ATCGTCCTTTTGATATGTGCCGCTGCCGTCTTCTCAGCCGACGCCTACATGCTAGGAGGTCTAGGAGGCCTCGGCTACTCTGATCTCATGAGTTCGGAAACGTCGTCGTCGTACGGATCGTACAGCCAGGGACACTCCTCGGGGTACTCCTCCACCTCCTACAGTCCTATGTACTCCGGTATGTACAGCTCCTACAGTCCGATGTACTACGGCGGATACAGCTCCTACCGTCCTTTGGGAGGCTTCGGATACAACGGCTTCGGCTACGGGAGCATGTACAGGCCGTACTACGGCTACTCGGGGAGCATGTACAGGCCCTACAGCAGCTACATGAGCTACAGGCCCGGCTACTACGGAAGCTACGGAAGCGGGCTCTACGGGGGTGGACTCTACGGAGGGGGACTCTACGGGGGCAGCGGCTACGGTAACTACTACGGCGGCTACGGCACCAACTGTGTGGGCATGTACAGACCAGGCTGTTACGGGTACTACAGCTACTACAAGAAGTAA
- the LOC138139215 gene encoding keratin-associated protein 19-1-like isoform X2 codes for MIVLLICAAAVFSADAYMLGGLGGLGYSDLMSSETSSSYGSYSQGHSSGYSSTSYSPMYSGMYSSYSPMYYGGYSSYRPLGGFGYNGFGYGSMYRPYYGYSGSMYRPYSSYMSYRPGYYGSYGSGLYGGGLYGGGLYGGSGYGNYYGGYGTNCVGMYRPGCYGYYSYYKK; via the exons ATG ATCGTCCTTTTGATATGTGCCGCTGCCGTCTTCTCAGCCGACGCCTACATGCTAGGAGGTCTAGGAGGCCTCGGCTACTCTGATCTCATGAGTTCGGAAACGTCGTCGTCGTACGGATCGTACAGCCAGGGACACTCCTCGGGGTACTCCTCCACCTCCTACAGTCCTATGTACTCCGGTATGTACAGCTCCTACAGTCCGATGTACTACGGCGGATACAGCTCCTACCGTCCTTTGGGAGGCTTCGGATACAACGGCTTCGGCTACGGGAGCATGTACAGGCCGTACTACGGCTACTCGGGGAGCATGTACAGGCCCTACAGCAGCTACATGAGCTACAGGCCCGGCTACTACGGAAGCTACGGAAGCGGGCTCTACGGGGGTGGACTCTACGGAGGGGGACTCTACGGGGGCAGCGGCTACGGTAACTACTACGGCGGCTACGGCACCAACTGTGTGGGCATGTACAGACCAGGCTGTTACGGGTACTACAGCTACTACAAGAAGTAA
- the LOC138139207 gene encoding uncharacterized protein gives MLFKVLETMLVYVLVYALAFDDIFVDGNNSLDMIEKGRTQFQLLREKGNLPRYGSCWKGALDHVEDGCKNLSEDTQSDMALHITNCFLEMSGHETYNCELDKKPNLRGICISSMSDRAFNVYTEFYTHVQNICWFLRGQIWHETISESSFKVGKQLEVSAKNQEELLGAQRESMEVQRKILQHEKRLEEVLGDLYLSARAHQEVLSVLTRSVAKFQTWVIGEVSWLDSVIFYVVAVLFIFIFTSLKRTANARLPLLLLLFANFLVERFICFFFITEDSLIDTKLLYQDIYSYVWYSRDLFILSIILYLVYCSYNYKDIILENNKFLHSISKQNSKILEMLHSIINNNNNEQNSPKSDTFSFVNESLYCNGFAKKLNIDLDESSTSTYTETIKGRKTYLSRTHLPLNDRYGSRYNLRSSKQNTPELN, from the exons ATGTTGTTCAAAGTGCTGGAAACGATGTTGGTGTATGTGTTAGTGTACGCTTTGGCTTTCGACGACATCTTTGTCGACGGTAACAACTCTCTCGACATGATAGAAAAGGGCCGGACTCAGTTCCAG CTTCTCAGAGAGAAAGGCAACCTCCCCCGGTACGGCAGTTGCTGGAAAGGGGCGCTCGACCACGTCGAGGACGGCTGCAAAAACCTGTCGGAAGACACGCAGAGCGACATGGCTCTCCACAtcacaaattgttttttagaaatgtccgGTCACGAAACGTACAATTGTGAGTTAGACAAAAAACCGAATTTGCGGGGTATCTGTATTAGTAGCATGTCGGATCGGGCGTTCAATGTTTACACAGAGTTCTACACGCACGTGCAGAACATCTGTTGGTTTCTGAGGGGGCAAATCTGGCACGAGACCATATCAGAAAGTAGTTTCAAAGTGGGGAAACAGTTGGAGGTTTCGGCCAAAAACCAGGAGGAGTTGTTGGGGGCCCAGAGAGAGAGCATGGAAGTGCAGAGGAAGATTCTGCAACACGAGAAGCGTCTCGAGGAGGTCCTGGGGGACTTGTATCTGTCGGCGAGGGCGCATCAAGAAGTTTTGAGCGTTCTGACCAGGAGCGTCGCCAAGTTCCAAACTTGGGTTATCGGCGAGGTCTCGTGGCTTGATTCGGTGATTTTCTATGTAGTCgcggttttatttatttttatctttacttcgCTGAAGCGGACCGCGAATGCGCGGTTGCCACTTCTGCTTCTTTTATTTGCCAATTTTCTCGTCGAGCGTTTTATTTGCTTCTTTTTTATCACAGAAGATTCTCTGATTGACACTAAATTGTTGTATCAAGATATCTACTCTTACGTTTGGTACAGCCGcgatctttttattttatcgatcATTTTATACTTAGTTTATTGTTCGTACAATTACAAGGACATCATTCTCGAAAATAACAAGTTCCTGCACTCTATTAgtaaacaaaattcaaaaatcttGGAGATGTTGCACTCcatcattaataataataataatgagcaAAATTCCCCGAAAAGTGACACTTTCAGCTTTGTCAATGAAAGTTTATATTGTAATGGATTTGCGAAAAAACTTAATATTGATTTAGACGAAAGTAGCACCTCCACTTACACCGAGACGATTAAGGGAAGGAAAACTTACTTGTCACGGACTCATCTACCTCTGAACGATCGATACGGTAGTCGATATAATTTACGTAGTAGTAAGCAAAATACGCCtgaattgaattaa
- the CHMP2B gene encoding charged multivesicular body protein 2b: protein MFNFFSKPDPKEEQRQVDRQLRKVGRDLERDRRELDRDEKKLELEIKKLAKQGNHEGCRLLAKQLVQLRKQKNRSYIADSKVRGISAQNKAMGANVKLANAMGVAGKTMSDMNRIMKPEQIAATINSFSKESMKMEMTDEMINESLDDILAESGDEEESDNIITQVLDEIGIEISGKMAGAPLPEKGRIGENSKASTGLTDDEIEAQLAKLRA from the exons atgtttaaCTTCTTTTCAAAACCGGATCCCAAAG AGGAACAGCGCCAAGTGGATCGGCAGTTAAGAAAAGTAGGCCGAGATTTGGAAAGAGACCGCCGAGAACTCGACAgggatgaaaaaaaattg GAGTTGGAGATTAAAAAGTTGGCAAAACAAGGTAATCATGAAGGATGTAGGTTATTAGCGAAACAACTGGTACAGTTGCGTAAACAGAAGAACAGATCGTACATCGCTGACAGTAAAGTGCGGGGGATATCTGCGCAGAATAAAGCCATGGGGGCTAACGTCAAACTTGCAAATGCGATGGGAGTAGCTGGGAAAACTATGTCAGATATGAATCGAATAATGAAACCTGAACAAATAGCAGCCACCATCAATTCCTTCTCTAAAGAATCTATGAAAATGGAAATGACAGATGAAATGA TAAATGAGTCCTTGGATGATATCTTGGCTGAATCGGGTGATGAAGAGGAGAGTGATAACATCATCACTCAAGTATTGGATGAAATAGGTATTGAAATAAGCGGAAAGATGGCGGGAGCACCGTTACCCGAAAAAGGAAGGATTGGAGAAAATTCCAAAGCCAGTACTGGCCTCACTGATGATGAAATAGAAGCACAGTTGGCTAAACTGAGGGCctga